aattataaataactaaaaaaaaccttttatataaaaaaaattctttatcacaaatctaaaatatttattaaaaattgtaatagttaaaataatttataaattcaaaattatacaTAACGCGGCAATTGACAGCACGGATTGACGATGGTTCGAGGTGTAATTTGTTGCGTGGCCCAAAGAATGCCTGTTGGAAAGTCTTAGGCCCAAAGAACACGCgtaggacaaagaagaaagatatttgttttgattggtctattttcttatttatctattatctataagctgagaataaaaattatatacagtGCGTCATGTATTTGAAAGAATTTAGTATTGAAGTTTAatttagagataaaaataaaagaaagcatTGAAAGTGATAGGCATTAATAAGaagattaattatatatattaagataaaaaataaataatttgaaataattaagacGAATTTTTTTGGCTAGTTGAtagaatattatgttaaatGTATATTTACAAGAGCATATtacaatcaaattttttttatcaatatcattaaaaatttaacatgagtttacaaatgaaattttaattttgattagatattagtatttaaaacattttatattacacttggattttgcaaaaaaataataatattaataacactCTTTTGAAGATactttttaccattttttttgtatttaaaacGTGATTTATGTACTAAATACGTGactttttaatacaattaattaatataaactgtgttattaacattttttaaataacaaagaaTCTGTGATAATTTGGATTTAGCCCATCATGCAGTACCAGCAATGTGCTGGCAATCCAAAtaatctttcacttttttttagagACGAAATAATGACATGTGTCATTTAGTTTTGAAGCTCAAATGGCTTAATGTTtaagttaaattattatttttttctgtaatttttttttagatttaatttgatattatcATCCAAATTAagttgataatattaaaaaaatgtatattttgtgACAATTTAAACTAATTTAGAGACAAGTTTAAACcgctataaaatataaatttttaaaattgttaattcaatttaaatgataatatcaaattaaatctatttttaaaattaaaaatctaaattaaataaaaaaattaaaacaataaatcaaatctaaaaaataaattagactaACCTAATCTGTATATTCGTAAATTGCTTTTCATGTCACATTTCCCCCTCCAAGGAACTAGTATAAATTGGAAAGAAGATTATAAAGTACTAATAAGACATGACGGATTGGTAaggatgtttatattttttgtcataagaaaactttaaataattaaaatagaaagcATGAAATTAAGGACGAGTTTGAAACATTTTTAGCTCAACTTAGCCATCACAATACACGGAAGGAAGGGGTGTTGCTACAAGCACCATGTAAATTGTTGGTATACCCAGCATAATTTTTGCACAattcctattttattttttcataaaattgataCAAATTGGTCAATCTATAAGTGgctcaaatgatttttttaaaaaaatttcataaatatgttttacaacctaatttaaaattaaatggccCAAGCAGAAATTGAACCTATGACTTTTGCATTATTAACATAGTATTCTAATCAATTGAATTAATAgaccaattatattataaaataattaatgttgttatatataacactaaaatttctaatgtatttttaaagcgcatgtaaatttagatgataaattttgtgacaattaattttgatataataattaatatgtttacatatatgaatttttatgaaacccatgatttttatttaaaatttatatatctaaaaaaatacattattagatcaaaattaattgtaataagatccaaaaaatacattagtagatttatgttaataaacctataatttttatttacaatttatatatgtaaataaattaattattagatcaaaattaattgtcacaaaatttattatctaaatttacatgcgcattaaatatacattaaaaaatttagtgttacatataacaactttaattattttataaaataattgaccTATTAACTTAATTGATTAGAGCGTCTATTAATAATACAAAAGTCATAGGTTCAATTCCTGCTTCGGCATTAACCAATTTGTATCAATTTTACGAAAGAACAAAATAGGAATTGTACAAATTATGTTGGGTATTCTAGCAATTTACATGGTGTGTGCGTAGCAACACCCGGAAGCAAGGGAGAGCACAAAACCCAAATGAAAATGTGCACTAACATATCGGCTAATGTTGGGCTCAGACTATCTCGTCTTCTTACAATGGACTGGATCttctttatctattattattatttacgtACAATACTATCTATCAACATAACTAAACTAGAAAAACTATCAACTTAATGTGTGCAGTTTAATTGATAACCCAtactgaaaattaattttattattgacCCAAAGGATAAAAAATTGTAGAAATATCTCAGTATTCCACGGAGGAGAAAATAAACCATAATTATGATAGttataacaacaaaaaaaactagaaatctATCAAGGAAGCATGACATTTTCTATTTGTAATATGTTATTAGAAGGTTATCCTAATatatagtttttgctcttgcaGCATCTCTCACTCTACGTGGATGTATGTTTGATTTGGATTAGGCATGATTCTTCCGATTGTATACCTTTTTTCAACATGCAGGATTATTCAAAAGGAAggaaataaatcaataatagaTGCTTGCCAATTGATTCAATTTTGTTGGCCTACTTGTTTGCTCTGAATTGAAATAGCTTATCTTGATAAGGTATCAAATCTAATCAAAGTTTATAACTTAGAATTGGATCACATCAAGGTGAAGACTAGGGTGCGCAGCTAAACTTGTTACGAATCGTgcgaaacaaaaaatatgtgatgaatatTATGAAAGTGTctagatcaaattaaaaaatattatttattgtattattttttctctgcCCTCCTCGCTTTGCTCCCTTCGCTCACAACCACCACCATTCAACCtcttctccctctcccttccaATTCCAATGTTCATCTCTCTATGGTGCTCTCTCTCCGACTATACCTCCATCGTCGCTACCATTGATgctcgagaaaaaaaaaacatcacaaaGGTGCTCGGGGATGCCGAGAGACGAACCAAACAATCAGATATGAGATCCAAAAACATATCTGAAATCCAAAACAAAGAGAAATAACCAAATTGATTTGAAGCCCATGATGGTCGTCATCTGGTGGCCATCGACGGCGACTCCGTGAGCGGGAAAAATGAGGTTGTGCCTCAACGGTGATGAAGCCTTGATttggtgcttttttttttagttgatcgGTGATTGAATTGAAGTaggaatcaaagagaaaaacaaaacaaaaaaaaaatgacattttgatGCAATGGGAGGAGTGATTCTTCGGTGTTGGTTGGTAGTCGGAGAAAGAAACGGTGGGTTGGGGCTTGAAAGGGAAAGGaaagagtgttttttttttcttataaaaaaataatccaataCATATATGTCATGGTAGTCCTTACTTATCTTAGTGATTAATTGTAAAAGATTTATATCTAACAGATTACATTCTTCTTTTATTCTCTCTTTCAAACTCTTGCACGGTGTAAAAGTAATTAGACTATTACACCCTAGTCTTCGCCTCACATCAAAAGTTTAAGATGTTTGTTTCTCATTCATTAAGTGATATGTTAATCCTTTTTGCTATTTAAAATTGCTATATAGAAAGTGAGAATAGCTTGGGGTTTGAATAATGTcattaacaactaatatttattgataaaaaatgcTATACAAGAATAAACTATAAGTTAATGTTATATAACATTCTTTTATGTGGAGTTGAAATTTTATGTTATGTATATGAATTGGAGTATTCTTTTTTCGATcgttctataaataaatatctttgcGTTATACGAAAAAGGAGATTTGACAGTGCTCGTACAAAAATAAGATCCATtacaactaaaaacaaaaagataacagTAACCttaccttacctacattatcCAATCGTAATCAATTAAGGCCCAACCAACCAAATTTCCAGTAAAATCATAACCAGAGAATGTGACTTAATTTTGTATGGAGTGACGATCGACAACAAGACATCACCAATTGAGGTTCCGTTGCTTTGTATTTGTTTGATAAAGATAGAATTAAGAGGGTTTTATTGGGTGGGGGTCGAGAAGAAGGACGTCACGAGGTTGCTAGAAGTACAACATAAGTGCGTTTGTGCGCGTGTCTTCTTAGTCATTTTAACTTTTGAAGATTTTCccccaaaataaataattttttcctaaaaaagatCTCCATTTAATCATGCATGCCCTAGGTCCATAGCTGAAACATGAGTACTTTTAATTAGTTAGTGGAAGGATCCCACATATCATAGAAGATAGGATATGTCTTTTTATTGATAGGAAAATAGATATCTAGGGACCAATTAAAATATAGCTAggttgttggaaaaaaaaaaaagaattacttGTGACTCAAGTTTCAGTTTTTGATTTGTTTAGCAATCTTTTCATTTCATATGCACTCTGTTTTGGATTCATCTCTCAAGCTTTGGGAAGTGATCGATTGGGTGGTGATTCTTTTGACAAGTGCTTTCTGGGCACATATGgtgtttaattaattacttatatcttttaaagtcaaacatttttttcatgaTAGTCAATTCACGTGGCCAAGGTTAAAGTGTTAGCTAGGgctcaatatataattttgattttgaaaaaagtatttattcttATTATCATGATGAAGAAAATATCATTTGGTTATTCTTAGAGGTAGAAGAATCAAACTTGAGTCAtcagataaattttaatttataagatttgaGTTTCATCTGATTTTCGAATTTAAAGTCCaatttaatctatttaaaaatttggcctaatttaaaagtttctttaaagaatttattttatcGTAAGacctaatataaataaataaaaacttttatctAAATAAACCAAcgagtacaattttttttttcaaatattgcaAAGTATAAACTTATAATATAGTAGTACACTTAAATAGTTGATTATtaatacatttttcattttaatattataattttctaaattaaGTAATTTCTAGTTATTTATTAGCTAATATTTCAAGGGCACTCCTTAATTTGcattaatttaacataaagATTTGAGTCTAAATAACTATATGAATCCTTCAACATATTTCAcatgtttaaatatgtttaattatattttaatacttgagaatatgacattttttaattttaattcctataaaaaatgtatttatatagtatttaaaataaaatacttttaatccttaataaaaaaaattaaaatcacaccatttttattaaatacaaaaataaaaactaaacaacttttttataaaaattaaaaactaaaaaagtcatatatatatatatagatagatatatttttttaaaaagtatttaaaccTTTTATCGTACACATATATTTCATTCTTATCACGAACTAGTATCTGGTGCTCATCACTAACCTCAGCCTTGGAACAAAAAGTACAGAATTATAAACTCAAAATGTGATTATTAAACCTGGGAAGAAACATCAACTTATTCTGTCGAATTGTGATCGGGAGTGGACAACTTTCTAGGCTGCTATGTGGTCCTGATTCCGGAGATGTGACTGACTCACACAGCAACGtttgaattataataattaatacttttgctcaatatttttttttttggggtgtCATAGTTGCTATGTTTCTACAAGAGAAACCTAGAGAGCCCCACTTTATCACCTGTTTCCTTAACATCTTTCTCTATCTGCCCTCTGTACTCTCCAAAAGTAAACTTCCTGTACATTGGTGGCATGATGTGGCTCTCTATCAATGCATCTTTGGAAGGGTTATAGAAATATGCCACAGAGAACCTCTCTACCTTCTCAGCTGCCACCACCCGGTGCTTAGCACTTATGTAAATGTCATTGCTTAGTGCCTGCACAATTCATATGTGCTCAATCAGTCTTGCAATTCATATGACTAATCAATCTAGAATAAAATAAGATCGAGATATATAAGATGaattaaatgattataaaaattatagattcgattttttaattagtaaaattaacattctaagaaataaaaattaaattagttgatgtttataaatttaaacaattcagtatattattattagacTAATTTTGCTATTTTAGTTTGTTGAGGCAGTTAGGCATtagattacttttttttactctaGCAAGTGGGTTTGATCATGTTGTAAAGATCCTGTCATGGAGTCATCTTTAATTTCTTCACATAACACCCTCCCCCATCCCCCGACCaagtttttatcctttttttcgTGCTTATATCATTGATGTAGGTTTGACCCATTTTGGTCCATTAGGGTCTGCTGGAAGATTTCCGTTGGTGAGTAAGCAATTCAAAGTGATGCAAAGCCAGCGTTtgaaattattaagaaaaaagttGTCCGCATACTAAAATTTCTTTATGACTTATGTAGATGTATTTGTGTACAGGATCCACAGACATGagttatcttgaaaaaaaatattatttcctatgcaagttgaaatgGCTGGGAATATATCACTTCAGATTTTTACTTGCTACAATCCTAGGGAGGTCATTAATGATTTTCGTGCATATATTCTTTTCCTTCCACATATTTTCTTGTTAATAGAACGATGATCCGTGCCTTTAAAGGATCATATGAGTTAGAGTGATGTAAATTTTGCATCACTATATTTTTCAGTTCTATTATCTAGACATTAAAGAATTGATGATGCTGTATAActattttttcatctttcactttttttttatataaaaaaaaatccttttcgtgtatacatattaaaaatattctccaaaattaaaagagatacTAAAAGTTATCTGATTTTagatataaaagtatttttatttactttttgatTCCCCTTTATACGCATTGAAAGAGTTTCATTCATTTGTTCTCCCTCACTCCTTAGATATTAGGTGACGTGACATTTTACACTGACCCTATATTAAAACGCAAGTGGTATACGCAAAAATTAAGACTCATTAGCAAATATTGAAATGCCTATTCTATAATGATTCTTTATATTTTGACACCgatagttattaattatatcatttaaCTAGTTCCTAAATTCGTCCAAtccttcatatatatatatactctacCAAAAAATATCCTTAATAACGGTTAGATTCCCTAATACGTGGGCTGGACCTAAATTCAACCCTGAACTAATGGGTTAAACTGAAGTTATGTGAAAGGcgatgaaagaaattaaatggaGAAATAATAGTTTTCGTATTATTATATACCTTACATACCTTGGAAAATAATAACCCTTTCGAAAGTACTCTTTACCCGTACCAATTAATTACATTACTATCgctatcacaatttttttttatatcataattagggttttgaaatatctttacaaattttgtttctttcaaGTCAGTTATgaaattaatctttattttaatatttaatcacTTATCTTTTCCCACAAGCTATTTGAAAGAGGCATAGCAAACATATAAGCTATATTATCCTATAAGAATAAAGTAAGACTGCTGAGATCATTACCTGGAATAAATCACCAATATTAACAACCAGAGCTTGGGGGTTAGGTTTGACACCAACCCAATTTCCATCTTTCATTATTTGCAAACCCCCAATCTGGTCTTGGTTCACTATAGTGAGGAAACTAGAGTCAGTGTGAGATAAGAGGCCAAACACCCTTGAATAGAATATTGGACATGGTGGATATCTGTTCAGCCGAAGAAAGCTAGTGTTTGCTGAACAATTCTCTTGGAAATAGTTGAATTTGATGTTCAGTTTCTGAGCTAGAATTTGCATTAAGTTTTCTGCCAGGGGGGCTACTACAGATGCAAAAGCTTCAATAGTTGATCTGGAAATTATATACAttagagaaataaataattaacttaagATAAACTGTACAATCACTTTAATGGTCCTCAAAggtcataaaaataattcacgTACCACTCCAAATTCAACGTGCAGATCATAGAAAAGGAGACGTAAGGAATACATACAGAAACTTTTTTGGTCACCTTCAATTGTTGCCTTAAGTACATGCAATCACTTTATATAAGCTAGCCATCATTATTTTCTccaagcaaagaaaaaaaaaagttcataatATTTATAGATCTACATTAATTCTACAACAATTCATTCTTTGTGTCGTGCATGTTGTTGgatatgaaaagaaagaagagaaacctAGCATGAATATAAATATCAGTTGGGTCACAAACACACTTTTTACATGTTATGTTCAAAAGACTAAATGACTTAAAGTTATTCCTTggcattatttttctttgagcTAAAATATCAGAAAAATTAAGTACTGTTAAAACTTTAAACCAAatcctatatatataatttagccTCTTATTTATTGTTTGCAAGTTTTGTAGCATATTGTGACCCTACAAATTGAGAAATTATTAGACGTTTCTAGACCATCGCGTGTCTATGATTTTTCGACCAATCTTAAtgacatataattaaaatattcaatttacgaaaaaaaattaataacacttAATTATTTGTTAGTGACAGATTAGTTATCATATCCTAAATCATGTAATGATTTCTCTTAATGAAAGACTTTATGCAATTGCTTTCCCACCTAGAATTAATTTGAGAAGAGATGATAACAATGCAGTGTCTACCTCAGGCTTTGGTGCTGGTCCATTCTAGCTATATCTGGAAGAAACATGTGGAAGGCTTCTGACCATGAAATTTGCCTCAAGTTCGTGGCAGATGGGTTGCCCCACCTGTAACTTCTGGCAGGTAAGTTGAAGAAACTCTCTTGGGACTTTCTTGCAAAAGGGGTTCGGAACACTTCAACTTGCTGATGCCGTAAACTCTGCAGAAGCTCTTGTGAAACACCATGATTCACAACCTGGAAAAAACCCCACGTTCTGGCGGCTTCACTGATTTCTCTCATGCACTCCTCCTTCTCGCCGCCGCCGCCGAGACTTAATCGGCCAAGATCAATCAGAGGAAGTTCACACCACTCGGATTTGTCATTTCTTATGGCACCGCCACTGATGCCAACATCAACGCGGTGCGAGCCTTGTAGAAGGAGGGGCTTGTAGAACTCTAGAAATGGAGGTTCATAATCCATTTGAGATAGAGTGAGCTCTCCAAATACTTTGAATTGTACTTTCAAACTCGGAAGTTacaaaagtttatatatatatatatatatatatatatatatatatatatatatatatatatatatatatatatatatacacactctTAGAAATCTATTATGTCTTCATTCTAAGCtatatttttaaggaaaaagttAGAGGTACGCCATGGGTGAAAATAATATAGGGATagactgaaaaaataaaatcaaaagagagataaatcaataaatattaaaaattaaaaattattaacaataaaattataaatcaaaagttaacgagctaaaaaaaattaacgtaAAAACTCCCttaaaacatgaataaaaaTTACGGATTATTTAGaccaaaaaaatagttttattattattaatgaatgATACAAAAGAATCTCCAAATACACAAGATTGCATATAATgatcaaaatcaagtcaa
The nucleotide sequence above comes from Glycine soja cultivar W05 chromosome 11, ASM419377v2, whole genome shotgun sequence. Encoded proteins:
- the LOC114375845 gene encoding gibberellin 2-beta-dioxygenase 8-like; the encoded protein is MDYEPPFLEFYKPLLLQGSHRVDVGISGGAIRNDKSEWCELPLIDLGRLSLGGGGEKEECMREISEAARTWGFFQVVNHGVSQELLQSLRHQQVEVFRTPFARKSQESFFNLPARSYRWGNPSATNLRQISWSEAFHMFLPDIARMDQHQSLRSTIEAFASVVAPLAENLMQILAQKLNIKFNYFQENCSANTSFLRLNRYPPCPIFYSRVFGLLSHTDSSFLTIVNQDQIGGLQIMKDGNWVGVKPNPQALVVNIGDLFQALSNDIYISAKHRVVAAEKVERFSVAYFYNPSKDALIESHIMPPMYRKFTFGEYRGQIEKDVKETGDKVGLSRFLL